A region of Deltaproteobacteria bacterium DNA encodes the following proteins:
- a CDS encoding polysaccharide deacetylase family protein, with protein MTKAVPILTYHHVNPLEGDMVTVSVNHFEEQMSFLHRKGYHTLFISELVEWMQGEKTLPRKSVVLSFDDGFWDNYDFAFPVLKKYGLKATIFVVTGWISEERDPDRTREVIPHHQGNQLIAQGRGHQIALTWPEAKEMQESGLIEIESHTHSHNKELYQDTPALKEDLGRCREAIQSHLSKKSTCLCWPGGRYSRESIAIAQEVGFTALCTTERGLNQLGSDLLRLKRITVRDAGFRWLRKTIFIFSHPRLGKIYAKIKPK; from the coding sequence ATGACCAAGGCCGTCCCCATTTTGACCTATCACCATGTAAATCCCCTGGAAGGGGATATGGTGACCGTCTCGGTGAATCATTTTGAAGAACAGATGTCTTTCTTGCACCGAAAAGGCTATCATACCCTGTTTATTTCCGAGCTGGTGGAATGGATGCAAGGGGAAAAAACCCTGCCCAGGAAATCCGTGGTCCTTTCCTTTGATGACGGCTTCTGGGATAATTATGACTTTGCCTTTCCAGTTTTAAAAAAATACGGCCTCAAGGCGACTATCTTCGTGGTCACTGGATGGATATCCGAGGAAAGAGACCCAGACCGGACCAGGGAGGTGATCCCCCATCACCAAGGCAATCAACTGATCGCCCAGGGCCGGGGGCACCAAATCGCTCTGACCTGGCCGGAAGCGAAGGAGATGCAGGAGAGCGGCCTGATCGAAATTGAATCCCATACCCATTCCCATAACAAAGAATTATATCAAGATACTCCGGCTTTAAAGGAAGATTTGGGCCGCTGCCGGGAGGCGATCCAAAGCCATTTAAGCAAAAAGAGCACCTGTCTCTGCTGGCCTGGAGGCCGCTACAGCCGGGAGAGCATCGCTATCGCCCAGGAAGTGGGTTTTACGGCACTTTGCACCACGGAAAGAGGGCTCAATCAATTGGGGAGCGATCTGTTGCGGCTTAAGCGGATAACCGTCAGGGATGCCGGGTTTCGATGGCTGCGAAAAACCATTTTTATATTTTCCCATCCCCGGTTGGGCAAAATATATGCTAAAATAAAGCCCAAGTGA
- a CDS encoding Trm112 family protein, whose amino-acid sequence MAISQELLEILACPKCKGDIYLNETKDGLICEKCRLIYEIKDDIPIMLIEEAKPWTGGK is encoded by the coding sequence ATGGCCATCAGTCAAGAACTTTTAGAAATCCTGGCTTGCCCCAAATGTAAAGGGGACATTTATTTGAATGAGACCAAAGACGGTTTGATCTGCGAAAAATGCCGGCTCATCTATGAAATCAAAGACGACATCCCCATCATGCTGATCGAAGAGGCCAAACCATGGACCGGCGGGAAATAA
- a CDS encoding glycosyltransferase family 4 protein, whose translation MNKRFKILHTEWSEGFGGQEMRILLEVHQHLKQGHQVSLLAPPESPLLMTAKKQGIEVIPLKIRHTFDGYALLKIKKIIQDKAIEVLHTHSSVDSWVASIAGKWAGVPVLARTRHISVPAKTHSLNKVYSLPDVVITTGEQIRQTLINGYHLAEDRVYSIPTGVDTDRFCPRPPDVTLKKELGLPAEALVITLAAVLRAQKRHELIIAAAPIILKKYPQARFLFVGEGPRRNLIEEELRRHKMEPFFLMTGHRNDIPEMLSITDIGVISSQAEGVPQFLLQAMAMAKPMVATQVGGIPGIIESGINGLLIPPEDPQALAEAVIRLLDDKALASRMGEQARELIAGKYTAAQMAEQVYQVYLKVFKEKRTV comes from the coding sequence AAACGATTTAAAATACTCCACACCGAATGGTCCGAGGGTTTTGGCGGGCAGGAGATGCGCATCCTTTTGGAAGTCCATCAGCACCTGAAACAAGGCCATCAGGTATCCTTACTTGCTCCGCCCGAAAGCCCGTTACTTATGACGGCGAAAAAGCAGGGGATTGAAGTCATCCCTTTGAAGATCAGACACACCTTTGATGGTTATGCCCTTTTGAAAATAAAAAAAATTATCCAAGATAAAGCAATCGAGGTCCTGCATACGCACAGCTCGGTCGACAGTTGGGTGGCCTCAATAGCCGGGAAATGGGCCGGTGTGCCGGTTTTGGCACGCACCCGGCATATTTCGGTTCCGGCGAAAACCCATTCGTTGAATAAGGTTTATTCCCTGCCGGATGTTGTCATTACCACCGGGGAGCAGATCCGTCAGACCCTGATAAATGGATATCATCTGGCGGAAGATCGTGTCTACTCCATTCCCACCGGAGTGGATACGGACCGGTTTTGCCCCCGCCCTCCTGATGTTACCTTGAAAAAGGAACTGGGGCTGCCGGCCGAGGCCCTGGTGATCACCCTGGCGGCGGTACTGCGGGCTCAGAAAAGACATGAATTGATTATTGCCGCAGCCCCGATTATTCTTAAAAAATATCCCCAGGCCCGTTTTCTATTTGTGGGAGAAGGGCCGAGACGGAACCTGATTGAGGAAGAACTCCGGCGGCACAAGATGGAGCCTTTTTTTTTGATGACCGGCCATAGGAACGATATCCCCGAAATGCTTTCAATAACCGATATCGGGGTAATTTCCTCCCAGGCTGAGGGAGTGCCCCAATTTCTTCTTCAAGCCATGGCCATGGCCAAACCGATGGTGGCCACCCAGGTCGGAGGCATCCCCGGAATTATAGAGTCGGGCATTAACGGCCTCTTAATCCCTCCGGAAGATCCCCAGGCCCTGGCCGAGGCGGTCATAAGGCTTCTTGATGACAAAGCCCTTGCCTCCCGAATGGGCGAACAGGCCCGGGAATTGATCGCTGGAAAATATACCGCCGCTCAAATGGCCGAGCAGGTTTATCAGGTTTATTTAAAGGTGTTTAAGGAAAAAAGGACTGTATAG